A segment of the Molothrus ater isolate BHLD 08-10-18 breed brown headed cowbird chromosome 28, BPBGC_Mater_1.1, whole genome shotgun sequence genome:
GCCGTAAAAAACAACTGATTCTGCCAAATCCCCCTTACAACAACCCCACCCCTGTCCCTCCACCCCTCCCAGGTCGTGATCAACCCCAACTATGAGGTGGCAGAGTCGGATTATTCCAACAACGTCATGAAATGCCGGAGCCGCTACGACGGGCAGCGCATCTGGATGTACAACTGCCACATAGGTGAGGGCTGGCATCCCCCAGGCACGCCCCAAGGATTCCTCTCAGACAAGGAATTTCATGTTTCCCTCCCTTGAAAAGCTCTGGTGCAATCCCAGTGTCCTGGGAAATTCCTTCTTCACAAAACCCAATTATTCTGCCGAGCTGGGATCTCATCGGATCACGAATCTTctcttggaaaacaaacaaagcagtgGGAAAGAGAATCCCTGCTGTACCAGGCAGGAATTAAAATGTCCCTGGAATGTCAGGGAAATCTCTGTTTTCTtggaaaaagttaaaatatttatcatttggtatttttctttttggtcgTGGAAATATCAAAGCCAAGCTAATTTAAATTTGGCTTCTTCCATTGTCAAAACCATGGAAAATGGAATTAAcgtgggggttttttaggacTGTTTTTACCACAGAAAATGAATTAACACAAcgccctgcccagctgcaaaTAAAACCAGCTTTGAAAATTCCCTTCTTCAAGGAatatttttcctggaaaaagaaaaaaatctccagatttttctcattattttcttgGGATTTTAGCAGAAAATTCTGGTCTTGTGTGTCACATTTCAGACTGTGACCTCGTTCAGGAAAGTGAAGcccattccagctgctgctcgggctctgcagctgagctgggagacATTTCTGGTTGAAAATAAAGGTTTTAACTTTCACTTTCTCCTAATTAGAGAGAAATTAGGGTTCAGTTCTGGTTCAGAGCAGAGCCCTCACACCCTCACAGGCTTTGTTGGGcctcactttttattttttaagcacCAAACCAGTGAAATTTGGGTAATTCAGTCCTGCAAACCCACATCCAGCCCTCCTGGgactcctggctgtgccagttAGGGCAAGATTTAATTAACACTTCATTTAATTAACACTTCATTTAATTAAGCCCCAAACCTTTAAGCCCTTCATTTCCAGGGCACTGGTTCCACCCAGTCCCAGTGTTCCAAAGTGCTTTTCCCTGCTCACCCTGTGCTCTCCTGGTGTTCCCCAGGGTTTTTCCCATTCTCTCCCCATTTTCCAAGGGATTTTCCCTCTCCTGGTGTTCCCCAGGGTTTTTCCCATTCTCTCCCCATTTTCCAAGGGATTTTCCCTCTCCTGGTGTTCCCCAGGGTTtttccctgctcaccctgcactTTCCCAATGTTCCCAAGTGTTTTTCCCATGTTCTCTTGGTCTTCCCAAGggttttcccctctcccagtgATCCCAAGGGTTTTTCCCCATGCCCTCCCCATGTTCCCAAgggtttttccctctcctgctgttcccagggaGTTTTCCCCATGCTCTCCCAGTGTTCCCAAgtgcttttccctctcttgGTGATCCCAGGGGTTTTCCCCCATGCTCCACTGTTGTTCCCAAGGGtttttcctgtgctgtcccAGTGATCCCAAGGGTTTTCCCACTCCTGGTGTTCCCAAGGGTTTTCCCCATGCTCTCCCCATGTTCCCAagtgcttttccctctcccagtgATCCCCAATGTTTTCCCTGCACTCTCCTGCTGTTCCCAAGGGTTTCACCTGTGTTCCCAAGTGTTCTTCCCATCCTCTCCCAGTATTCCCAGgtgttttcccctctcctggtGTTCCCAAGGGTTATTCCCATGCTCTCCTGTGTTCCCAAGGGttttcccagtattcccaggtgtttttctctctcctggtgTTCCCAAGTGTTTTCCCCATGCTCCCCCCATGTTCCAagtgcttttccctctcccagtATTCCCAAGTGTTTTCCTTGTGCTTCCCCCCATGTTCCCAAGGGTTTTTTCTATGCTCTCCTGGTGTTCTCAAAGgttttccctgtgctctcccagTGTTCCCAAGGGTTTTCCCCATGCTCTCCCCATGTTCCCAAGGgtttttccctctcccagtgATCCCCAATGTTTTCCCTGCACTCTCCTGCTGTTCCCAAGGGTTTTACCTGTGTTCCCAGGTGGTTTTCCCATTCTCTTCCACTGTTCCCAAatgtttttccctctctctcccctggTGATCCCAAGGGTTGACCCCATCTTCTCCTGGTGTTCCCAAGGGTTATTCCCATGCTCTCCCCATGTTCACAGGTGTTCTTCCCTCTCCTGATGTTCCCAAGTGTTTTTCCCATCCTCTCCCAGTATTCCCAggtgtttttccttctcctggtgATCCCAAGGGTTATTCCCAGTATTTCCAGgtgttttcccctctcctgaTGTTCCCAGGGGTTATTCCCATGCTCTCCTGGTGTTCCCAAGGGTttttcccagtattcccaggtgttttcccctctcctggtGTTCCCAAGGGTttttcccagtattcccaggtgttttcccctctcctgaTGTTCCCAGGGGTTATTCCCGTGCTCTCCTAGTGATCCCAAGGGttattcccagtattcccaggtgtttttccctctctccaggTGGTTCCTTCAGCGAGGAGACGGAGCAGAAGTTCGAGCACTTCAGGGGACTCACAAATAACAACGTCTCTGCCCGGTAGAATTCCCACTAATTTAAGGAAGCCTGGACTCCTGCTCCGGCCCTTCCCAACCACTGCCCCCAGGAAATGGAGCCTCCTCCAAGCTCGGAGTTTCAGCCCAATCCCTCCTCAAGgagcctctccctccccactTTAGGTGCTCAGACCACCCCTCGGTGCCTCCTGCAATTCCAGctctcctcagctccagctcttcaCCATTCCAAAGATTCCTCCCACGTTTTGCAGCACTCCTCGCCTCAGGTTGGGTGCCAGCCACCCAAAAGTGCCTTTATCCTTCATTTCCGAGGCATTCTTTGGGAATTTCCAGCTCTTTTCCACTCCCAGTgcctgtttgtgctgctgcttcctgcaccCCTCCTCAGCACTGACTCCAGCTCAGCAAGGAAAcggaaggaaaggaaaaactttaaaaaaaccaacaaaaaaaaaaacaaacagggaaaaaaggagcagCTTTTTGTGAGCAGAACAgtgaaaagctgaatttaatACTGCAGTGAAAACGCTTGGATCCAACAACGGCCACGCTCCGGAGGGGAGCAAACGCAGAACCTGGAATCTCACAGGGAATTTTCAATTTCACAGAGAATTTCACAGGGAATTTTCAATTTCACAGAGAATTTCACATGGAATCTCACAGGGAATTTTCAATTTCACAGAGAATTTCACAGGGAATTTTCAATTTCACAGAGAATTTCACATGGAATCTCACAGGGAATTTTCAATTTCACAGAGAATTTCACAGGGAATTTTCAATTTCACAGAGAATCTCATATGGAATCTCACAGGGAATTTTCAATTTCACATGGACTCTCACAGGGAATTTTCAATTTCACAGAGAATTTCATATGGAATCTCACAGGGAATTTTCAATTTCACAGAGAATTTCACAGGGAATCTCATATGGAATCTCACAGGGAATTTTCAATTTCACAGGGAATCTCATATGGAATCTCACAGGGAATCAAAGCTCTCTGAAGTGCCCCAGAACTCAGCAGATTCCCAGGGATGAggcccctgggctgggaattcccatcccacagggatccCCACACCcgccaggggctgtgcccaccccgGAATCACCTCCTGGCCGGACATTCCATCTCCCTTTGCAAGGATGAATCGTCCTTGTGCACCTTGCAGAGGGAATTTCTGCCTCTCATCCCCAAGGATCTGCTCCTGTGGGAATTCCTCTGTTTGTTTGaggacacacagagctccaataaaaaccttttccctgggaaaaaaaaaatatctatatatctatatatctatcaCTTTAGAAGCCCTTGGTGTATTTTCTCCTCACAATTCATGaagtttgggggttttccccccctctcctACATCAAAGTTACCTGGAATTCCACAGGGAATTCCAAActtcccccaaacccccacctcATAGGGATGTTGTGAGgcttaaaaatgcagaaatattttgagtaTTTGTCATTGCTCCAGTGCTCCAGAGGGCACTGGGTTTTAACCTCCTGGCAATTGGAAAATTCCAGTTTTTCCCCAGAATTCCAgactggagcaggagcagagcctgggatggggatggaagCTCATTTTAAACCCAGTTCTGGGCACATCAGCACAGGCAAATTCtggagtttttttccctaatgaGCAATTTTTCCCTAATGAGGTTTTCTTCCTCACCAACAGGGAACTTTCAGGCTCTTGAAACTctgtaaagaaggaaaaaattccctAAAACTTGGATTCACTGCCTGTCAGTTTTCTGGGATATCTGAACAGCAACATCACAACAAACTTGGAACAGATTTTTCAACTCCTGCCCTTGCTTAGAGTTAATTTTTggccccccaaaaaaaaaaaaaaaaaaaaccacaaaaaactcccaattttcttAACTCTTAATGCCTATTTTTCGTtggaaaacagagcaagaaTTAGGACTAAAGAAACCCCCtcattcctgcagctgccccaaaGGCTCTGAAAGCCCCAGCACAGAaccccagcactcccagggctccaaaaatccccagcaagaattcccagcacaggaacagccccGCGGCACCGCCCGCCCTGCATGGATTCAAGAGCACAGCCAAGCTCATCCTGACGGCCTCGGGCTTGCTCTGGGTGGGTTTTTGGGATTATTCCTCCTGCTCCAAGGATTCTGGCTGGAAATCTTCACTCCccatgggctcctgctgccgctgcctccagcccagggcgTGGGACAGGAGCCTCCTGGCCACGGCCGTGTCTGTCTGCggcctctccttccccaggtgAAGCAGCTCTAGgcaaagatgaaaaacaaaTCAGGGGCAGGGAGGAATTCGTGCTTAAATCCCCCCCAAATCagcttttttccctgctgttttatTCGTTTATTGACATCCAATCTTTCTGTCTCGGTGAataaattgggatttttttttttcagggttaAGGAATTCCACGTTCTTCACGGGATTGTTTGGTCGCCATAAAGGTTCAGGGCTCTTGTGCTGGGTGGAAAATTGTTCCCCATCCTCTTCCTGGCAAAATTCCCAACATCCCATCCCTGTGAATTGGAAAAATTCCCAACATCCCATCCCTTTCCACACCTGGAAAAACCCAGGCCATTTATCCATTTATCCATTGAAACTCCTCAAAACCAGCTGCCAAAAtccttggaaaacaaaaaaaaaactgcatttgAAATGATATCTGAATATATCAGATAATTTGGGAAGCCCCTTGGTCAGTGCCCTCCATTTTTTGGATTGCTCCAATTCCATCTGCAAGGAAATCAACCAAAATGTCACCAAGTCCACCAAAATTTGGATTTGgggattaattaattaatcctTTATCAATTTGAAGTTGTTATCTGCACAGCAAAGGGGGGGgactttgtttttccagaagtttcattctttaagggaaaaaaaaatattaaaaaaaaattttaaaagagacaCTGTCAGCTAATTCAAATCCAAATTTGTGTTTGGAAAATAATCAATTGAAACTAGATGCCAACAGAATTAATTGTTATAtctaattattaattaattaaataattaattaataataaagaaaaatttaaaataattatattttattttaacctgattcagaagagtgaaaaaatgaaaaaaaaaaaaaaagatgatggGGAGATgcaaataaaccaaaattttgGATCTTTCCTTTAAATCCAGCAGTGCTGAACCTCAGGAATTTGTTCCTGTGCCAGTGTCCCTTTAAAGCATCAAAACTGGAATTTATTCTGACTGCAGTGAGCTGGAAAAACCCAGGAATTGTTGGTTCAgagtctctgctgctgctgaggttcATGGCTTTGCTTTCCTGTGGCAACTGGACCTGATCAATCTGATTGAAAGGCAATgaaatcaatcaatcaatcaaccAATCAataatcaatcaatcaatcaatgGTAATCAATCAACTGATGTTCATGGCTCAGCTTCACCGTTTCTACTTCCTGAATAAAATTATGCCAACCACAAGATTGGGTTTGTCTCCTTTGGATTGCcaggggggagagggaagagaaaattcCTGGGGAATTCGATGgcaaaaaatcccaattccAGCACAACCCTTCCCTTCCAGCTGCCCAAAATTGCAGCAAattgcaccaaaaaaaaaaaataaattaaatctgaATTCCAGCAAAACTCCACACCACAGCTCAGTGCCAAGAAATccataaaaaaacccattcagaatgaaaaataattggtCCTGAGTGTGAATTTTCTCATGAATTTGTCATCTGGGCCAGGGAGGAGTGGGAAATGCAGGAGAAatggggtggatttggggaaaTGCAGGGGAattggggtggatttggggaatTCCAGGGGAATTGGGGTGAGTTTAGGGAATTCCAGGGGAGGTGGGGTGGGTTTAGGGAAATGCAGGAGAAGGGAGGTGGATTTAGGGAAATCCAGGGGAattggggtgggtttgggaagATCCAGGGGAATTGGGTGGGTTTGGGAAGATCCAGGGGAATTGGGGTGGATTTAGGGAAATCCAGAAGTGTGGGGTTGATTTAGGGAAATCCAGAAGTGGGGTGGATTTAGGGAAATGCAGGAGAAGAAGTGGGGTGGGTTTAGGGAAATTCCAGGAGAAGGGGGGGGGTGGGTTTAGGGAAATTTAGGAGAAACGGGGTGGATTTAGGGAAATGTAGAAGTGGGGTTGGATTTAGGAAATCCAGAGGTGTGGGGTGGGTTTAGGGAAATGCAGGGGAATTGGGGTGGGCTCAGGGAATTCCAGGGGAattggggtggatttggggaaaTCCAGGAGAACTGGGATGGGTTTAGGGAAATCCAGGAGAAGGGGAGTGGATTTGGGAAATGCAGAAGTGGGGTGGGCTCGGGGAATTGGGGTGGGCTCAGGGAATTCCATGGGAATTGGGGTGGGCTCAGGGAATTCCATGGGAATTGGGGTGGGCTCAGGGAATTCCATGGGAATTGGGGTGGATTCAGGGAATTCCATGGGAATTGGGGTGGGCTCAGGGAatcccaggggagctggggtgggTTCAGGGAATTCCAGGAGCAGTGGGGTGGGTTCAGGGAATTCCAGGAGCAGTGGGGTGGGTTCAGGGAATTCCATGGGAATTGGGGTGGGTTCAGGGAACTCCATAAGACTTGGGGTGGGTTCGGGGAATTCCAGGAGCAGTGGGGTGGGTTCAGGGAATTCCATAAGAATTGGGGTGGCCTCAGGGAATTCCATGGGAATTGAGGTGGGCCCAGGGAATCCCAGGGGCGCTGGGGTGGATTCAGGGAATTCCAAGGGAACCGGGTGGGCTCAGGGAATCCCAGGGGCGCTGGGGTGGGCTCAGGGAATTCCATAAGAATTGGGGTGGGCTCAAGGAATTCCATGGGAattggggtggatttggggaatCCCATGGGAATTGGGGTGGGCTCAGGCAATTCCATGGGAGCTGGGGTGGGCTCAGGCAATCCCAGGGGAACCGGGTGGGCCCAGGCAATCCCAAGGGAACGGGCTGGGCTCAGGCAATCCCAAGGGAACCGGGTGGGCCCAGGCAATCCCAGGGGAATTGGGGTGGGCTCAGGCAATCCCAAGGGAACGGGCTGGGCTCAGGCAATCCCAGGGGAACCGGGTGGGCCCAGGCAATCCCAGGGGAACCAGGTGGATTCAGGGAATCCCAGGGGAACCGGGTGGGCCCAGGCAATCCCAGGGGAACGGGCTGggcccaggagctgtgcctcaCTCACTTGGTCTCTGCAGGGCCCTGACCTTGGCCTGTTTGCTGGCGTGGAGCAGGGGCCGGATCTTCAGGCAGGGGTAGCGGCGGCCCAGGGCCTGcgaggctgcagggacacaaaagGGCTGGGATgaaccccaaattcccatcACGCTGGGCTGGAACCCGGGGGACATTCCCTGCCTGGCCTGAGATGTCCTGAGCCCCAGGGGAAAATTTCTGTCCATGCAGAAAACTTCCAAGAGTTTGGGATGAACGGGAATTTGAGTGTGTGAATGGAGGAGTTCAGCACAGGGTGAGAAACCTGGGGCTTTTAATGTGGAAAAAGAAGTTtggtatggaaaaaaaaagcataatatGGAAAAAATGGAGTATGGAAAAAAGTTTAGTATGGAAAAAAAGTGTAGTATGGAGGAAAGAGAAGTTTAACATGGAAAAAATCTTTAGGATGGAAGAAAAAGTTTAGCATGGAGGAAAAAGTTTAGTATGGAGGAAAAAGTTTAGTATGGAGGAAAAAGTTTAGTATGGAGGAAAAATTCAGTATGGAGGAAAAAGTTTAGTGTGGAAGGAAAAGTTTAGGATGGAAAGAAAAGTTTGGTGTGGGGGAAAAGAAAgtttaatgtggaaaaaaagtTGAGTGTGGAAGGAAAAGTTTGGGATGGAAAGAAAAGTTTagtgtgggggaaaaaagtttagGATGGAAGAAAAAGTTTAGGATGGAGGAAAAAGTTTAATGTGGAAGAAAAAGTTTAGCATGGAAAAAATTTCAGTATGGAAAAAGTTTTGTGCGGAGGAAAAAGTTTTGTATGGAGGAAAAATTCAGTATGGAGGAAAAAGTTTAGGATGGAAGAAAAAGTTTAGGATGGAGGAGGAAAGTTTAGTATGGAAAAAGGTTTTAGTATGGAAGAAAAAGTTTAGTGTGGAAAAAGTTTTGTGTGGAGGAAAAAGTTTAatgtggaaaataaaggtaatatGGAAGAAGTTTAGTATGGAGGAGAAACTTTAGTGTGGAAAAAGGTTTTAGAGTGGAAGAAAAAGTTTAGTAGGGAAGAAAAAGtttaggatggaaaaaaaattcaggatgGAAGAAAAAGTTTAGGATGGGATAAATATTAAGTAGGGAAGAAGAAGTTTAGTATGGAGGAAAAACTTAAGTATAGAAGAAAAAGTTTAGGATGGAAAGAAAAGTTTAGGATGAAAGAAAAGGTTTAGTGTGGAGGAAAAAAGTTTAGTGTGGAGGAAAAGGTTtagtgtgaaaaaaaattccagtgtggaggaaaataaaaatacaaataaaatgagatataaaataaaaataaaaataaaaataaaatagaaatagaaatacaataaaaacaaaatagaagaaaatagaaaatagaaaataaaatagaaaataaaataaagtaaaataaagcaaaataaaataaagcaaaataaaataaaaataaaaataaaataaaatgaaataaaatgaaataaaatgaaataaaatgaaacccCACTGCCAACCAGTTCGGGGcactgggaaggggctggggagctctgggtgcCTCAATCCCACCCCAGTACCtgtggaggggctggagaagaTTCCCAGGGCATGGGTGTCATCCACCCACTGGATTTTGAAGCCACtttcactgcaaaaaaaaaagaataatttgaattaatgtcaagaaaaacaaagccccaacaaaacccagcagccccaggaggggtTTTCAGTGATTTATGGTGTTTCCCAAAGcattattcccattttaaatgggggaaagggcaggaaaaggaggaaaaaaggacatTAAATGTGCCCTTTTGGAGGCCAGTGTGAAATTACcccaaattctccttttcctctcaaaCCCAACCTCAGTTCCAGGCATTGGcttccagcagcaaaacagggacaTTTCTGAATTGCACATTTCTGAAGTGCTTCCCaggcataaaaataaaaagcaagaatGGATTTATGaagtgattttggggtgaaatcTCATAAAGAGTCcgtgggaaatgggaatttgaGAGCAGGAATTCAAAAATATTCCAGTCCACGTCCCAGTGGCTCcatcctttcccagctctgcctcactCCCAGAGAGTGGAACAAGAAATCTGAGCAAGCCCACACAATGCAGGAAGaattatttcaatattattACAATAGAAATTGaaatcattaaataaaaattattctttcagttttcaagaataatttaaataaaatttttaaatgtaattgaTTTGGTTTAATTGATCTGTGGAAGGAATTTTCACAAGTAATCCAAGAATTATCCCAAGAGAGGAACTCAGCTCTGCCCTAAttgattaattatttaaaatatagttttaaataataatatgatttttaaatgtaattaatttgatttaattgAAGGGATTTGTAGAGGGAATTTTCACATCTAGTCCAGGAATTACCccaaaagaggaggaggaaaacaggagaaGAACTCAGATCTGCCCTCAGTGAAGAAttgtttaaaatatacttttaaacaaaaatttaaatataattttaaaatgtaattaatttggTTTAATTGAAGGGATCTGTAGAGGGAATTTCCACAACTAATCCAGGAATTATCCcaagagaggaggaggaaaactgGAGATGAACTCAGAGCAggacccagctctgccctcactgaagaattatttaaaatatagttttaaataaaaatttaaatatcattttaaaatataattaatttggTTTAATTGAAGGGATTTGTAGAGGGAATTTCCATATCTAATCCAGGAATTATCCCAAAAGAGGGGGAGGAAAACAGGAGATGAACTCAGATCTGCCCTCACtgaagaattatttaaaatacaattttcaagaataatttaattttaaaacttaattaATTTGGTTTAATTGAAGGGGTTTGTAGAGGGAATTTTCCCATCTAATCCAGGAATTATCCCAAGAgaggaaagcagggaaaggTGCCTTTGACAGAACTCAGAGCTGGACCCAAGCTCATTCCCCGGATTTCCCATTTTacccccagggctgagccctttTCCTTGGAAATTCTGATGGAATCACCCAGGAACCagcaaaaaaatctccaaaaaagCACCTGGATggaggcagggcacagctggctgtgggtaTGGgggtgccacagccctgggggaaaGCTGGGCTTTAAACCAGGCCTAAACTGCAGCAAAAGCCCCTTGGAGGCACAGAACGAGGGGAAGGTGAAACTAAAATCCAGAATTTGGGTGTCAGAAATGTGGAGCAAAGCTGGGCTTTAAACCAGGGGAAAGCTGGGCTTtaaactgcaggaaaagctccTTTGAGGGACAGAATGAGGGGAAGGTGAAACTAAAATCCAGAATTTGGGTGCCAGAGCCATGGAGTAAAGCTGGGCTTTAAACCAGGACtaaactgcaggaaaagcctTTGAAGAACACAAAGAGGGAAAGGTGAAACTAAAATCCAGAAATGTGGAGTAAAGCTGGGCTTTAAACCAGGGGAAAGCTGGGCTTtaaactgcaggaaaagccccTTTGAGGCACACAAAGAGAGGAAGGTGAAACTAAAATCCAGAATTTGGGTGTCAGAAATGTGGAGCAAAGCTGGGCTTTAAACCAGGGGAAAGCTGGGCTTTAAACCAAGCCTAAACTGCAGCAAAAGCCCCTTGGAGGGACAGAATGAGGGGAAGGTGAAACAAAAATCCGGAATTTGGGTGCCAGGAAGGTGGAGCAAAGCTGGGCTTtaaactgcaggaaaagccccTTTGAGGCACACAAAGAGAGGAAGGTGAAACTAAAATCCAGAATTTGGGTGCCAGAGCCATGGAGTAAAGCTGGGCTTTAAACCAGGACtaaactgcaggaaaagcctTTGAAGAACACAAAGAGGGAAAGGTGAAACTAAAATCCAGAAATGTGGAGCAAAGCTGGGCTTtaaactgcaggaaaagccccTTTGAGGCACACAAAGAGAGGAAGGTGAAACTAAGATTCAGAATTTGGGAGCCAGAAATGTAGAGTAAAGCTGGGCTTTAAACCAGGACtaaactgcaggaaaagccccTTTGAGGCTCATAGAGAGGGGAAGGTGAAACCAAAGCTCAGAACTTtgcagccagccccaggctgtgccccctgccctgcccaggctcccgGGCAGTCACTCACTGGAAATCTGAGAACATTTCCAGCAGATCCTCGGTGCTCAGGGACGAGGGGAAGTCGTAGATCTCGGTGACGTGGGCCAGGTCCCCCTCGCTGACCTGGGCCTCCCCGTAGCCAGGATAATCCACAGTGATCCTCTCGATGCTGATGTCCTTCACTGACAAATTCCCTACGATCTGGGAAGATGCAAAGCAAGgattagaaaataaaacaatgagCCAGGCTGGAGTTTCAGCCCCTTGAAACAGGAGCTGCTTTGAGTTAGGTCTCCCAAGCTCTTGGGGGTTTATTTCACACCCAggatagctcagctaccttgGCATCAAATCAGCAGCATGGCTTCTGTGGCAGcgttggaaacaaaaaggttttaataaaaggcaaaataacaaaactctttacagagatAAACTGATTTAGGTGCAAGAGGTCCTTGcccctggtaaaacacctcacaaaatcaattcctttctttgttctcttctttttctagtgaaCTGTCTAGGCAggactttttggctcctgtccaCTTGGCCATCTTTAAATTGAAGGTTCAGTCCCCCAAGCCTATGAGATGCCTTTTTCACCTAATCCAGGAGAGAAACTTCagggcttctttcctttttaaggagacaaaagCTAGTTTTGTCACAAAAAAAGGAAAcgcaaaaaggaaaagcaaaaacaaaaagcacattCCCACATCCCCTCAGAGCCCAATCCTCACCCCAGccaccccagcaccaccaggacACGGAATCCCCTCCCAGGGAGCGCCTCcctcccctcttttcccagaTTCTGCCCCAAAtcacctctgccagcagctctgccgtGCAGTCGTCCTCGAGCCTcgtcccctctctgtcccctgcagccaAATCCAGGCCCCTCCTCAGCGCCTCGGCCACACCAGAGCCTTCCTtgtcctcctcttcctccttcctctggaTCCGCCCCGGAGCGCTCGGATCTGCGCCATGGAGCGGCtcaggggcagccagagcctcAGCTGGGCCTTCCAGAACCTTCTGCAGGGGCTTCTGCTCCACCTGCCCAGCgccggggctgggagcagcctggactCCCTGGGAATTCCGggaatgctgctctgcagagcggggctggctgctgctgctctgcagggtctGAGACTCTGGcacggctggggctggcacagctggggctggcacacctggggctggcacggccggggctggcacacctggggctggcacacctggggctggcacacctggggctggcacacctggggctggcacacctggggctggcatGGCCGGGGCTGGCATGGCCGgggctggcacacctggggctggcacacctggagctggcacaggcaggtctgtcctgctgccaccGTGGTTCTCCAAAGG
Coding sequences within it:
- the R3HCC1 gene encoding R3H and coiled-coil domain-containing protein 1, coding for MDGVFLSPSEDEFVGRIVEELEHFMEQGQHHRVLLFPPLSSRLRYLIHRTVENMELLSSFSVGEGWRRRTVICHSAVRLPNETSSEQKAGPNPSRVQRPVQPWGRGGRGARLRHPGDTHGDTARASVGSGRISRPPRRKPEKAPFVPRGGRKKANWRERESPGDGDAAPGGENGARNSSREQQELGRAGGSPRRQQEPEDVPGKGSAEHPLRDEEVPSLGNGGDSCEQEGRDEDCSHSPRSAHHKHPPEAGQEEPSRGSTISAEHHKHPPEVGQEEPSHGSTIAAEHHKHPPQAGEEEPGQGSPISAEGSEFQAPLQEKESSRDSRGSECGGSSVPLENHGGSRTDLPVPAPGVPAPGVPAPAMPAPAMPAPGVPAPGVPAPGVPAPGVPAPGVPAPAVPAPGVPAPAVPAPAVPESQTLQSSSSQPRSAEQHSRNSQGVQAAPSPGAGQVEQKPLQKVLEGPAEALAAPEPLHGADPSAPGRIQRKEEEEDKEGSGVAEALRRGLDLAAGDREGTRLEDDCTAELLAEIVGNLSVKDISIERITVDYPGYGEAQVSEGDLAHVTEIYDFPSSLSTEDLLEMFSDFHESGFKIQWVDDTHALGIFSSPSTASQALGRRYPCLKIRPLLHASKQAKVRALQRPKLLHLGKERPQTDTAVARRLLSHALGWRQRQQEPMGSEDFQPESLEQEE